DNA sequence from the Cucumis melo cultivar AY chromosome 6, USDA_Cmelo_AY_1.0, whole genome shotgun sequence genome:
atataacaaatcacataacataaatatgagtaagatatatatatctgataaatcacataatagaagtagattaaatagtagtatataaatgtatatattgttcacaaaaactttactaaacaaaaatatgaataagatgatcAGAACATGTCgtaattattgaatatatgcattagtatataaattgagtaagaaaaaattacaaaacatgagaaaaaatctatgtatgtattattgaatatattcaatagtatatatgtaacaaatcacaaaacataaatgTAATATTCAATAGCATAtatgtaaaaaatcaaaataggaAGAACATTACCAGAATATATGCTatgaaactgaagaagaaagaacaaattttttaaggaaaaaaatatatatgacacaaaatggaagaataaataatatacgaAAAAAAAGACTAATCGTATCATAAGAAGAAAATcggaaaggaagaagaaagaacaacttttttttatgtaatagAAATTCGAGAAGAATGTTGTCACTGGAATTAATGATCGTGAGAAAATAACTTTTGGTTGgacatgaaattgaaaatatttattttgtagaataattaaaaatattattactatataacataataatttataccatatttaaatcattaaaaaggtaataaatattacattaataactggggtattttcaaaaatataaaaaagtagcaaaatatttacactgaacaattctaaaaacggaaaaagctcacagacccacaatgaaatataccaaaaatgtcccgtcaacaacacagataatatatttggtatacaatcgtttagatttggctattatttggtacacgatcgtttagatttggtcgtttaaatttggatagtcaaatctaaacgatttattttttcaattctatcgtttaatttggttactcAATCGTTTAATtaggttacacgatcgtttagatttggctaaaagattttttctcaagattcttttgttacacgatcgtttatttttttcgagattctttgttacatgatcatttagatatggaaaaacgattttttttaattttttaggaacgatttttttcaagattctttttatACACGAATTTTgttaccccaaatctaaataacgtaaaaaaagggaagaaaagaCGATAAAAATACATCAGATTTGGGACGTAAAAAGAatagaggaaaagaaaaagacaaatcgcaacgaaaaaaaactaagaaagACGATTcgcaaaggaaaagaaagatgaaaggacaaacctagaatatttaaaaaatgactaactttacgAGCTTTGTTATatggaccgtaaatattttaatagtttgttatatcTGTGATAATTTCCCTTAATAAATacaatatatatgtaataattaaggaagttataattgatataataaatatggttgttgataattaagaaaaatattgttCAAGATTAAtaaaaggggtcttttaaaaaatataaaaaagcagcaaaatatttacattctttagaaaaattccaaaaatggaaaaagtccagaggcccaccgtgtaaaatacaaaagatGTCCCGTCAACTACGTCGTCAATAACTtgtgtgtaatatatttgcgatcgcttacatttggttattgtttgatacacgatcgtttagatatagctacaatttatacgcgatcgtttagatatggttcaatatatacgcgatcgtttagatatgacgcaatcgtttagatatgactataatttataatgcgatcgtttagatatggctacaacgtgatcgtttagatataactataatttatacccgatcgtttagatatgactataatttatactacgatcgtttatatatggctataaagcgatcgtttagatataactacaatttatcttttcagttctatcgtttaattttgttacacgatcgtttaaatctgggaacccaaatctaaatgattttttaaaaaaatttggtgcacaatttttttaattcttttggtacacgatcgtttagatttatttacaagattgtttagatttatttacatgatcgtttactttttttacacgtttacatttggatactctaatccaaatgattttttttcaggatttttttcaagatttttatatccgatcttttatttttttacaggatcgtttacttttttaaacaatcatttacatttggctactctaatctaaatgatttttttttcaagattctttatacacgatgttttagattttgctattttgttgtacacagtccttatacacagtcatttagatttagttaccaaAATGTAAacacgtaaaaaaaagaaaagaagaaaaacgaagaaaaaaatcatagcaaaataaagaagaagaaaagtagaaagacgatggaaagaaatcgaagcgaaaaaaaacgaagaggaaaagaagaaaaatgatggaaagattaaacaacataaataaataactgaaaaataagaaatacgatggaaagaaatcgcagaaggaaaaaaagaaaagaagaaagacgaaatcgcaggagAAGACGGAGAAGATGAAATAACAATAGAAGACGAATcgcaaggaagaaaagaaagatggaagggcaaacctgaaatatttaaaaaatgactaactttatgggtttgttacacgggccgtaaataatTCAAGGTTTCCTTAATAAAATTTAGGTAACAAGGTAAATTGGGTCAttcttttgtaaaaaatattaatctatttaaaacttttataaaatatattaaaaagaaggTCCATTATATATAACTATCTTTGAGCAATTTAGACTATTCAAGTTTTGTTCCTTTCAACTCTACCATTTGTACCAACCCAAAACCCATGACTGAGTATTGGGCTTCACCACGGCCCAAAAAAGTCGGCATTTgaaattgagagagagagagacagaaTCGTCGGAGAATTTGGAGAAGAAGAGAAGTTCAGTCACTGCAACCATTGAACTCCATTGTTTCTCCATCCACCTCTTTTTAATTCTTGCTGTTCGAATCACTTGCTCCTCCTCCGCCGTCGACGGCGCTGATTCACTGCTTCTCAGCTTCGGACAATGATGTCACCGAGGCCAATGACTGAGGATCGAGGATCTTCGCCTAATTTCAGGtcttctctattttctttttcccaatTTCATGCTTCTCTTCCTTTCCTTATTGTGCTTCTACCCTTCTGTTCTGTCCCTTAGACAACTCCGGAACATAGAACAAATTTAGTTTTCCGAATCTAATTTGAAAATTTCTACTTTGGGGAATTGGGATTAGTCCCTAGCTAAGGGACACTGCGGGTTAGAATTTGGATGCGGTGGTTTTCTACTTTATCTTATCACCAACTCCACGCTGCTGGATTCTGGAATGGTCACAACATTACTTGTAGTTTAAGTTTTATGGCAATTTATTTGTGGGAAGTGGCTATAATGAATTGGCGAAAAGTTGAAATTGCTTGAGTGAAACGATTGCACAGCCTTAACCACCATGCGATTCCTCCAATTTAGTTTATGGGGAAAGCAGTGGTCAATACTTGTTTTCCTCTTCTCGTTTTCAACACACTCAAGTCCTAGCAAAAATTGGTGTGCAAACTTTTGACAAAATAATCCTGAATagttttattgattcaataggCTGCTAGCTATTTTATGCTATCTTAGATCAGCTAAACGGGTTGGTTTGGTTTAGTATAAAGTTGTATCCTTCTCTTATTGTATGATTGTTATTTCATGCTGGTGACACCTTCTTTGCAGACATACACCATTGCAGATAATCCACATGGTTGGAAATTTCTTTCGTATATGGTCAATCTATTCAATGTATCGCTATTTTTCTCAGACTGGAGCTTCAGTTgtacttttccttttttgttgtTTGGCCCCAGCGGCCATCATATTTTTAACTTTGCAAAAGCCTTGGAAGGGAAAGCCTCTCTCGAATACTCAGGTGAAGTAGAAAATTTAGCTGTAAGAACCAATTGTTACAATTTCCTCATATTAATTCGTCAGTTGTTTATTAGATCTAACCTGCTGTTTTAGGTAGTTCCTTCTGTGATTAATGGTGCCATTACCGCTTTGTACTTTATCTTGTGGGGAAAGGGTCTTAAAGCCTGTGGACCTCTGAGGTGGGTGATAATAAAATACCACTTGCTCTTCTTTATAGCACATACATGAATGGTGCATGGGTGCACGTGCACCATATAAACTCATGTTTTTTATGGAAAATGTCCCTGAGATTCAACTAAATCAGGATGAATATAAGTATGATCACATTGTTTACAATATATAATGTATAATCATACTGTTTCATATATTCCTTGTTCTTATCTTTTAGATTGATCAagaattttcttctattttcagcATACGAATATATTAGATGGTCATGTTTTATAGAAAACTTAGCCTCATTAGGGTCTGAAATACTAGAAGTACAAATTGTTAATAGAATAAGATAGATTGGATAGTTAATACTATTCTGATTCTGAGTTATATTTTGGAGGAAACTATTGTCCTTCGGGAAATCCAGTGCATAAATCTACTTACCAAATACTCATCTTTCAATTTTTTGGTTGATTCTTATGATCTTGCTAGGTTTAACAGAGACCTGTTTGAAAATTCAATCTTTCATTTCTGTCTGTAAGAAGGTTCAATACTTATTACAGAAGACAAaacctttttattttaataatttatttctaGATCAGTTTGAAAAAGATTTTGGGTCATCCTTCTATATGAATTTGATGTTCTTTCGATCTTCCTTCAAGGTGCGTGATTTATTCTTTGCTCAGATATTTGGTGGAAGGGCTTAAAAGAAAGATTTTGTGCTGGGTAGTTCCTAATGTTTTTAGGTGTTGTGATAGAAAGGAAGGAGGATTTTTTTGTATGTTTAATTTGGCAAGTTTGACAAGACACTTACCAGAATAGAGTCAATTGTTCtagtttcttttttattgaagtCTTTCCTTTTATGTTATTAAGGTGCCTGATTTCTCCCGttatctttcttcctctttttgaaCGCAATACTTGTATCTACAAAGTTCTGTTTTTTGATGAAAAAAATTAACCAACCACTCTCTATTGATATCTTCTACTGGGTGCGTGGTACCCCATGAGTCATTTCGAGCTCACTTAGACAGCGATTTAGGAATTTATTATGGGATGGAATGGGAATATTTATGGATGCTTTATTGCCATGtcatgtttattttttcttgcCTTCTGTCCTTGTGGTTAACTTATTTTATTGTcgtttgttctttttttttttatatataaaattaggGCTGTACTTGCCGAGTATTCTGGTGCTGTTCTTGGAGTGCTTTCAGCTGTTTTGCATGGTCGGAGGGGCTTTGTTTGGAAAAAGGTTTGGTTTAATCTACGTTTGTATTCTTAGGCTTTTTTGTATTCATTTAATGCTGTTATAGGCAGCCATATATGTGAGGGCTTCAATCTAATCTAATGTATTTATAAGATTCTACTATGACATTGTTAATTCTTTATTATTATGTCATCCACATACCTAACGTCGTAAGTAGGTTGTAGGGGGTAACTGGATGTATGTGCTAGGCCACCAATTCTATTTACGTATCATaggaagaataagaaaaaacatGAAACCAATGAGGGGGAGACAAGTGGCAAAGAAGATCATAACCATGAAACCAATCCCGAGCAGGCACGTGTTGAAGGGGAAGAAAGCAAGGAGGATGGGGACCAGAGAGGGGACCCACAGTCCGTTAGTAGTGGGGATTAAAAGGGGGACAGGAGGCACAGAGAAGGGTACGAATGTTTTGAAGCAGAAGGCAGGGCAGCCACCTCCTGAGAGGGGAGAGTGCAGCACAGGTTACCGTTTgtttattttgtgttttttttgtgttttaagTAGCTGGTTGGTAGCAAGGAAGGAGGGCAGAAATTCCTTGttattgtgttttgttttttccttttctctgtGTGTATTGTTCGCAAGCTTGAGTGTTCCTACAAGCTCAGTGAGACTATATTATTAAGCTTAgtgttattttgttatttagttCTTGGGCTGTAATCTGAATTTTGAAAGGAAATAGAAAAGGAACTGGGAGTGTCTTAACatttttggtatcagagcatcaTACCTGGGCAAAACGTATCCATGACGAAAGCAGTGGAAGAAAGGTTGGAGACGGTGGAGTTGGAAATGAAAAGGCTACCGGTGATAGAGGAGAATATAGCCTTGTTAGCCAAAAGCAT
Encoded proteins:
- the LOC103500159 gene encoding uncharacterized protein LOC103500159 isoform X4 yields the protein MMSPRPMTEDRGSSPNFRHTPLQIIHMVGNFFRIWSIYSMYRYFSQTGASVVLFLFCCLAPAAIIFLTLQKPWKGKPLSNTQVVPSVINGAITALYFILWGKGLKACGPLRAVLAEYSGAVLGVLSAVLHGRRGFVWKKVVGGNWMYVLGHQFYLRIIGRIRKNMKPMRGRQVAKKIITMKPIPSRHVLKGKKARRMGTREGTHSPLVVGIKRGTGGTEKGTNVLKQKAGQPPPERGECSTGYRLFILCFFCVLSSWLVARKEGRNSLLLCFVFSFSLCVLFASLSVPTSSVRLYY